Proteins encoded within one genomic window of Pseudalkalibacillus sp. SCS-8:
- the abbA gene encoding antirepressor AbbA gives MGAVTNVRLSSEEKQLLLDVVMEQRYASELVSSEITDIETGQKSCEEERVRELNQLLLRLHKAGV, from the coding sequence ATGGGGGCTGTAACCAATGTTAGATTATCAAGTGAAGAGAAACAATTGTTGTTGGATGTCGTAATGGAGCAACGCTATGCATCTGAACTGGTAAGCAGTGAAATAACTGACATCGAGACAGGTCAAAAGTCTTGTGAAGAGGAACGGGTAAGAGAATTAAACCAACTGTTGTTACGATTACATAAAGCAGGTGTATAA
- a CDS encoding DNA-3-methyladenine glycosylase, with product MVNKDFFKQPTLEVARQLLGMELVHETGNGRLAGKIVEVEAYKGPEDKAAHSYGGRRTARTEVMYGEPGHVYMFLIYGMHHCFNIVTGPLHKPEAILLRALEPTEGVELMLENRYGVKESYTRNHERNLTNGPGKLSKAMGFNMNHYGLPLQTSEIKLQEYDNIKDEFVEIGPRINIDYAEEHVSLPYRFSIKNHAYISK from the coding sequence ATGGTGAATAAGGACTTTTTTAAACAGCCAACATTGGAGGTTGCAAGACAGCTCCTAGGTATGGAACTCGTTCATGAAACGGGAAATGGGAGACTCGCAGGAAAAATTGTAGAAGTAGAGGCGTACAAAGGACCTGAAGACAAGGCTGCTCATTCGTACGGCGGCAGAAGGACTGCACGTACTGAGGTGATGTATGGCGAACCAGGTCATGTTTACATGTTCCTCATATATGGGATGCATCACTGTTTCAACATCGTCACAGGCCCTCTTCATAAACCCGAAGCAATCTTACTTCGAGCGCTTGAACCGACAGAAGGCGTGGAATTGATGCTGGAAAATCGATACGGTGTGAAAGAGAGCTACACGCGAAATCACGAACGAAATTTAACGAACGGCCCAGGTAAGCTCTCTAAGGCGATGGGATTCAATATGAACCATTACGGCCTTCCGCTGCAGACCTCAGAAATAAAGCTACAAGAATATGATAATATTAAGGATGAATTCGTAGAAATCGGACCACGTATCAATATTGATTATGCAGAGGAACATGTATCTCTCCCCTACCGCTTTTCAATCAAAAACCATGCATATATTTCCAAATAA